In the genome of Aequorivita sp. H23M31, the window ATGATTGTTCCGCTGAGCTTTACAAATATTCTCAGCCGTTCACAGATAAATCTCGATTCTTCTTCCTCAGTTTAAAACTCCGCGCAACTCCGCGTAATCTCTGCGCGACTCTGCGTGAAAATAGTATTAAAACTAAAAAGACCTCCTTAGCATTGATAACCAATGAGGTCTTTTTTACTTGTGCCTAGACAGTATTCGTAATATATCTTGAGAAATGACTATTGTATTAAACCGAAAAGACCTCCTTAGCTTTAAAAACCAAGGAAGTCATTTTAATATCTACGTCGAATAGACTTAATTAAACATACAGTTTTATTCGAACTCTTTTAAAGTTTTAATAATAATTGAAACACAATCCATCAATTGTTCCTCATTCATCACGAGTGGCGGAGCAAACCGAATAATATTGCCGTGGGTAGGTTTTGCCAATAGACCGTTATCTCTAAGTTTTAAACAGATATTCCAGGCAGTATCGCTATCCTCACCATCATTTATAACAATGGCGTTCAACAATCCTTTTCCCCTAACCAATTTTGTTATTTTGCTGGTTTCAATAAATTTGTTCAATTCACTACGGAAAAGTTTTCCCAGTTTTTCTGCATTTTCAGCCAACTTCTCATCGCGTACAACACTCAGAGCTGCCATTGCTACTGCAGCTGCCACAGGATTTCCACCAAATGTAGAACCGTGGTTACCCGGCTGTATCACACTCATTATCTCATCATCGGCCAAGACCGCTGAAACGGGATAGGCACCACCACTAAGCGCCTTACCCAAAATCAAAAGATCGGGTTTTACGTTTTCATGGTCGCAGGCCAAAATTTTCCCGGTACGTGCAATCCCTGTTTGTACTTCATCAGCAATAAAGAGAACATTATATTTATCGCATAGCGCTTTCGCTTTGCTCAAATATCCTTCAGAAGGAACATATACGCCAGCTTCTCCCTGGATAGGTTCTACCAAGAAACCTGCAATATTTTTATTGTTTTCCAACTCTTGTTCCAGCGCATCCAGATTATCATATTCTATCTTTATAAAACCTTTTGTATAAGGTCCAAAATTTTTGCGCGCCACAGGATCATTGCTAAACGAGATAATGGTTGTTGTACGTCCATGAAAGTTATTTGCACAGACTACTATTTCAGCTTCGTTTTCATCAAGACCTTTCTTTTCATAAGCCCACTTTCTACATATTTTTAAAGCAGTTTCCACAGCCTCGGCTCCCGTATTCATAGGCAGTAATTTGTCGAAACCGAAAAAATCGCAGGCAAATTCCTCGTACTTACCAAGCATATCATTATAAAAAGCCCGAGAGGTCAATGCCAGCGTTTTGGATTGTTCCGTAACTGCCGCCACGATTTTTGGATGGCAATGTCCTTGGTTTACCGCCGAATAGGCCGAAAGGAAATCGTAATATTTCTTGCCTTCCACATCCCACACATATACACCTTCTCCCCTATGCAAAACCACAGGAAGTGGATGGTAATTGTGCGCT includes:
- the rocD gene encoding ornithine--oxo-acid transaminase, which gives rise to MSVMEQTASQKAIDLENKYGAHNYHPLPVVLHRGEGVYVWDVEGKKYYDFLSAYSAVNQGHCHPKIVAAVTEQSKTLALTSRAFYNDMLGKYEEFACDFFGFDKLLPMNTGAEAVETALKICRKWAYEKKGLDENEAEIVVCANNFHGRTTTIISFSNDPVARKNFGPYTKGFIKIEYDNLDALEQELENNKNIAGFLVEPIQGEAGVYVPSEGYLSKAKALCDKYNVLFIADEVQTGIARTGKILACDHENVKPDLLILGKALSGGAYPVSAVLADDEIMSVIQPGNHGSTFGGNPVAAAVAMAALSVVRDEKLAENAEKLGKLFRSELNKFIETSKITKLVRGKGLLNAIVINDGEDSDTAWNICLKLRDNGLLAKPTHGNIIRFAPPLVMNEEQLMDCVSIIIKTLKEFE